The following are encoded together in the Candidatus Rokuibacteriota bacterium genome:
- a CDS encoding 4Fe-4S dicluster domain-containing protein — protein MAQRGWLIDLGRCIGCHSCTVACKAEQNTAPANSPLLFEGGNVQRPRHLSYRWVVVQEGGIYPNVWRTFVTSSCNHCQSPACKAACPVDAISKRPDGIVLIDQEKCIGCKYCVWACPYGAPQWNEATRKVEKCTMCVERTDRGLEPACATTCIGKALTYVADFNPAQAGGNAPAGFADPRLTRPSVRFVAR, from the coding sequence ATGGCACAGCGCGGATGGTTGATCGATCTGGGGCGCTGCATCGGCTGCCACAGCTGCACGGTCGCGTGCAAGGCGGAGCAGAACACCGCCCCGGCGAACTCCCCGCTGCTCTTCGAGGGGGGAAACGTGCAGCGGCCGCGGCACCTGAGCTATCGCTGGGTCGTCGTTCAGGAGGGCGGCATCTACCCCAACGTCTGGAGGACCTTCGTCACCTCGTCGTGCAACCACTGCCAGAGCCCCGCCTGCAAGGCGGCCTGTCCGGTGGACGCGATCTCCAAGCGCCCCGACGGCATCGTGCTCATCGACCAGGAGAAGTGCATCGGCTGCAAGTACTGCGTCTGGGCGTGCCCGTACGGAGCGCCACAATGGAACGAGGCCACGCGGAAGGTGGAGAAGTGCACCATGTGCGTGGAGCGGACCGACCGCGGGCTCGAGCCCGCCTGTGCGACCACGTGCATCGGCAAGGCACTGACCTACGTGGCCGACTTCAATCCCGCGCAGGCCGGCGGGAACGCGCCCGCCGGCTTCGCCGACCCGAGGCTGACCCGGCCATCGGTGAGGTTCGTCGCAAGGTGA
- a CDS encoding molecular chaperone TorD family protein, translating to MSGARAWATARGQLYRYLATVFLTPPGAGLVAPLLDAEVLSELGRRFGEEAVAELRSFRDGFLGGYESLDQEYQGLFVVPLGRYVTPYEAVYRDEHVVGDQVVRGLLLGPSTVAIKALYREAGVEVVEEVCELPDHVGLELGYLGTLCEAEAQAAERGDADGVARARGLQRRLLHDHLLAWVPSLCGRLRDLAPGPFYRGIAALTEAALRHEAEALARPGVLEGGAVSPSTARSETG from the coding sequence GTGAGCGGCGCGCGTGCGTGGGCGACGGCTCGCGGGCAGCTCTATCGGTACCTGGCGACCGTGTTCCTCACGCCGCCGGGCGCGGGGCTCGTCGCGCCGCTTCTCGACGCCGAAGTTCTGTCCGAGCTCGGGAGGCGATTCGGAGAGGAGGCCGTCGCGGAGCTCCGCTCGTTCCGTGACGGCTTCCTGGGGGGCTACGAGTCGCTTGACCAGGAATATCAGGGGCTCTTCGTCGTGCCGCTCGGGCGGTACGTGACGCCGTACGAGGCGGTGTACCGGGACGAGCACGTGGTGGGCGATCAGGTGGTGCGCGGCCTCCTCCTCGGCCCGTCCACGGTGGCCATCAAGGCGCTGTACCGGGAGGCCGGCGTCGAGGTGGTCGAGGAGGTATGCGAGCTGCCGGATCACGTGGGGCTGGAGCTCGGCTACCTGGGCACGCTCTGCGAGGCCGAGGCGCAGGCCGCAGAGCGCGGGGATGCCGACGGTGTGGCCCGCGCGCGGGGGCTCCAGCGCCGGCTGCTCCATGACCATCTGCTCGCCTGGGTCCCGTCCCTCTGTGGGCGCCTCCGCGACCTGGCGCCCGGGCCGTTCTACCGGGGCATCGCCGCCTTGACGGAGGCGGCGCTGCGACACGAAGCCGAGGCGCTCGCGCGGCCGGGCGTCCTCGAGGGGGGCGCGGTGAGTCCCAGCACCGCGCGCAGCGAGACGGGCTGA